One genomic region from Rosa rugosa chromosome 1, drRosRugo1.1, whole genome shotgun sequence encodes:
- the LOC133725720 gene encoding 4-hydroxyphenylpyruvate dioxygenase: MGLAETQNKSNLVGFSNFVRSNPRSDRFKVNRFHHIEYWCTDATNAALRFSWGLGMPMVAKSDLSTGNQTHASYLLRSGDLSFLFTAPYSPTLSDPTRPASTASIPTFDHSSSRAFSAKHGLGVRAIAIEVSDADLAFHASVSHGAKPASQPILLDNRVTIAEVQLYGDVVLRYVSYKDPAQLSDPNPDSWFLPGFEPVPSSFPLDFGLRRLDHAVGNVPDLSAAVAYVKGFTGFHEFAEFTAEDVGTSESGLNSVVLANNDETVLLPMNEPVYGTKRKSQIQTYLEHNEGAGLQHLALVSGDIFRTLREMRQRSGIGGFDFMPAPPPTYYRNLKKRAGNVLTDEQIKECEELGILVDRDDQGTLLQIFTKPVGDRPTIFIEIIQRVGCMLKNDKGEVYQKGGCGGFGKGNFSELFKSIEEYEKTLEARQIAEPAAA; this comes from the exons ATGGGCCTCGCCGAAACCCAGAACAAGTCCAACCTCGTCGGATTCTCCAACTTCGTCCGGTCCAACCCCCGCTCCGATCGCTTCAAGGTCAACCGCTTCCACCACATCGAGTACTGGTGCACCGATGCCACCAACGCCGCCCTCCGCTTCTCCTGGGGCCTCGGCATGCCCATGGTAGCTAAGTCTGACCTCTCCACTGGCAACCAAACCCACGCCTCCTATCTCCTCCGCTCCGGCGACCTCTCCTTCCTCTTCACCGCCCCTTACTCCCCCACCCtctccgacccgacccggcccgcCTCCACCGCCTCTATCCCCACCTTCGATCACTCCTCCTCACGCGCCTTCTCCGCCAAACACGGCCTCGGCGTCCGCGCCATCGCTATCGAGGTTTCCGACGCCGACCTCGCTTTCCACGCCAGCGTCTCCCACGGCGCTAAACCCGCGTCCCAACCGATTCTCCTCGACAACCGCGTCACAATCGCCGAGGTCCAACTCTACGGCGACGTCGTTTTGCGGTATGTAAGCTACAAAGACCCGGCCCAGCTCTCCGACCCGAACCCGGACTCGTGGTTCCTCCCCGGGTTCGAGCCGGTCCCCTCCTCCTTCCCCCTCGACTTCGGCCTCCGCCGCCTCGACCACGCCGTCGGCAACGTCCCCGACCTCTCCGCCGCCGTGGCCTACGTGAAAGGCTTCACCGGGTTCCACGAGTTCGCGGAGTTCACGGCGGAGGACGTCGGGACGAGCGAGAGCGGACTGAACTCCGTCGTTCTGGCCAACAATGACGAGACGGTGCTGCTTCCGATGAACGAGCCGGTGTACGGGACGAAGAGGAAGAGCCAGATTCAGACGTACCTGGAGCACAACGAAGGCGCCGGACTCCAGCACCTGGCTCTGGTCAGCGGAGACATATTCAGGACCTTGAGGGAGATGAGGCAACGCAGCGGAATCGGAGGATTCGACTTCATGCCGGCGCCGCCGCCGACGTATTACCGGAATTTGAAGAAGAGGGCCGGCAATGTGTTGACGGATGAGCAGATCAAGGAGTGTGAGGAGTTGGGGATTTTGGTTGATAGGGATGACCAGGGTACTCTGCTTCAGATTTTCACTAAGCCTGTGGGAGATAG GCCGACGATATTCATAGAGATCATACAGAGAGTTGGGTGCATGCTTAAGAATGATAAAGGGGAGGTTTACCAGAAGGGTGGATGTGGTGGGTTCGGCAAGGGTAACTTTTCGGAGCTCTTCAAGTCCATTGAAGAATACGAGAAGACACTTGAAGCCAGGCAAATTGCAGAGCCGGCAGCTGCGTGA
- the LOC133725721 gene encoding GDSL esterase/lipase At2g42990-like has translation MANLLIPWLFLVQTLTVVAKSRAKVPAVIVFGDSSVDSGNNNFIPTIARSNFPPYGQDFPGGQATGRFCNGRIPPDLISEALGLKPTIPAYLDPMYSISDFAVGVCFASAGTGYDNATSEVADVIPLWKEVEYYKEYQQKLKAYLGDRKAKKILSEALYLISLGTNDFMENYYTLPNRRLQFTVKQYQDFIIGLAADFVKTIYSLGARKMSLTGVPPMGCLPLERATNIMEDHACMEEYNNVGLEFNGKLKGLVAKLNRELPGLDVVFADAYNLLLQVIKRPSVYGFEESRTGCCGTGRFEMSFLCDPHSPFTCQDADKYVFWDAFHPSEKTNRMITDHLLKTSLAKFL, from the exons ATGGCAAACTTGTTGATTCCTTGGCTATTTTTAGTTCAAACACTAACAGTTGTTGCCAAATCCAGAGCTAAAGTTCCAGCAGTCATAGTGTTTGGAGATTCCTCCGTTGATTCAGGTAACAACAACTTCATTCCAACAATTGCCAGGAGCAACTTTCCACCTTATGGTCAAGATTTTCCGGGAGGCCAAGCCACCGGGCGGTTCTGCAACGGCCGAATTCCTCCTGACTTGATCTCCGAAGCTCTAGGCCTCAAGCCAACCATACCTGCATACTTGGATCCAATGTATAGCATCTCAGATTTTGCTGTAGGAGTTTGCTTTGCTTCTGCAGGGACTGGCTATGATAATGCCACTTCTGAAGTTGCT GATGTGATTCCATTGTGGAAGGAAGTGGAGTATTACAAGGAGTACCAGCAGAAATTAAAAGCCTACCTTGGAGATAGGAAGGCAAAGAAAATACTAAGTGAGGCTTTGTATTTGATTAGCTTAGGAACAAATGACTTCATGGAAAACTATTATACACTCCCAAACCGACGATTGCAGTTTACCGTGAAGCAATATCAGGATTTTATTATAGGACTTGCTGCCGATTTTGTGAAGACAATATATTCTTTAGGGGCAAGGAAGATGTCCCTGACAGGGGTTCCTCCAATGGGGTGTTTGCCACTGGAAAGAGCAACAAATATTATGGAAGACCATGCTTGTATGGAGGAATACAACAACGTCGGTTTGGAATTTAATGGCAAGTTAAAGGGTTTGGTGGCAAAGCTGAACAGGGAGCTTCCTGGTCTTGATGTGGTATTTGCAGATGCATATAACCTCTTGTTGCAAGTCATAAAAAGGCCTTCTGTTTATG GATTTGAGGAATCAAGAACTGGGTGCTGCGGCACTGGGAGGTTTGAGATGAGTTTCCTATGTGATCCGCATAGTCCATTTACATGCCAAGATGCAGATAAGTATGTGTTTTGGGATGCCTTTCATCCTTCAGAGAAAACCAATCGAATGATCACAGATCATCTACTCAAAACTTCTTTAGCAAAGTTTCTTTGA